Genomic DNA from Salvia miltiorrhiza cultivar Shanhuang (shh) chromosome 1, IMPLAD_Smil_shh, whole genome shotgun sequence:
GACTTGAATTCAACAGCTTAACTGGTATGTGTAGTTGTTTTTACTAGTATAAATTTCGTCATTCTCTACAGTTATGAATTACTCCCTTCTTCCCAACTTAAATGgtgcacttcttttcggcacggaatttaaggagaataagattgtagtgtgaAAGTTTTTAAAGTTGCGTGGGACCACATTGTTTgtaatgtaaaattattatcaaaaatgGAAATGCACCATTTTAGTTGGGACGGCTCAAATAAAGAATACGCACCAtttaagttgggacggagggagtataaagtaTGTGTGTGTTGGACTGTACAGACAAGTAGTGTAGAGAAAGtctatagtcctcattttgaAATTCCGTAACATATAGGCCACTTTTTGAAAAATACTGAAAGTTACGGCCCTGTTTAATTAAACAATTAGCTCATCTACGGCTTCCTCTATAGTTTACATGATAACTAAAACTTGAACAGAAAAAGGGTACAAAATTGCTATGTTATAGAGCATGATGAcatttttgattaaaaaaaaagtgtcaAATTTCATGAGTCTATGTGAATGTAGAAGAAGGCCAATGGATAAATGACACCAAAGGTTTATCAAGAGTTTAAGGCCACATGTACAATTTTACCAagtgtgaaaaaataaatattattgatGACAATTTGAGCTAAACTTATGAATTTAATTGTAGGTGATATTCCAAAAGAGATTGGAGGTATCGCAAATTTCGAGCGATTGAGCATGTGTTGCAATAAACTTAGTGGATCAGTTCCAAGAGAAATTGGGAACTTGACAGCCATGATTGGCATTTATCTTCACAACAATGCTTTAAGTGGTATCATTCAAACCCTTTTTCTATTCCTTTTATTACCAagctttatttttgtttatttaatttgctaCTCTATGTATGTAGAGATGCAAATATATGAAACTGGATTGAGATTTCAATTACAAATGTACAATGTTTAACTAAACTCCAATCACAAACATGATTATGTATATTTAAAATTGGGATGATTAGTTCTTTAGAATCAATGAATATTTCTTAGGTAGAAGCTTAATTAACATATGATTACCACTTgataattaaatcaattaaaatttgataataTTGCAGGTCCGATTCCAAAAGAAATCGGTCGTCTTGTCAATTTAGTGGAGCTGCAGTTGGAAGCAAACCATCTTATCAATGGATCGTTACCAAAAGAATTTGGGAACATAACAGCCCTCACCTACTTATTGCTCAACGACAATAGTTTGAGCGGTACGAGTTTTTTGtcactttatttattattaactTAATTCGAATATCTTCAAGTATAGAGatgatattatatataatttcacaGGTAACATTCCAAAAGAATTATTCCTTCTTAAAAATTTATGGCAAATGAACATCGGAAGCAACCAACTCAGTGGATCATTGCCGGGAGAAATTGGTAACACAACCATTGAAGATTTGTGGCTTCACTTCAATAATTTAAGcggtatgttttttttttctctcatttcatAATGCCATTCATGTAAATGTTGcccattttattattattattattattattattattattattattattattattattattattattattattattattattattattattattcaaggtatataattttcaattaacaattaattattaggaTTGATTTATTCCATGATTAGGGTATGAAATTTTTTGGAGCTTCAATTTtggataataatattaattaaggtTCACTATATgagaataatttttatttataaaatatattcttaaaataataaaattatataagaGACAAATTTCTTGTCACTTAATACCCAATTTTTTTCCTAAATTTTTTCAGGTCCAATACCTTCCACCTTTGTGAATCAATCAGGGATTGGGAATCTAGCACTACAATCCAACAACTTAAGTGGAGAGATTCCTTCATCCATTTGCAACTTGAAATCCCTCAGAATCCTCTATCTATCAAACAACAATTTGGAAGGATCCCTCCCAAATTGTTTGGGAAAGTTGAGCACTTCTTTGACAATCCTTCATTTGAATGCAAACAAAATCACTGGCCTCATCCCACCCACAATATTTACCAAGGGATGCACCCTCCAATTCCTCACCCTAAAAGGTAACAAAATGGAAGGCACATTACCTCAAACCCTACTCAATTGCCAACCCTTGCAAGTTGTTGACATTGGTGATAATGAAATACGGGGCGCGTTTCCATTTTGGATGGAAACGCTCCCCGAGCTCCGGGTCCTCGTCTTGAGGTCTAATAGGTTCAATGGTACGACGTTGAATGCTTCAGAGACGACGGAGCATCCGTTTCCTAAGTTGCAAGTTTTAGATATATCTTATAACGCTTTTTATGGCTCATTACCTGATAGATATTTCAAAAATTTTCAAGGGATGGTTGATGCTAAGGAAAATAAGACGAATGATAGAGTATTTATAGAGCTGACTCTCACGTTAAAGGGTTTGGAATTGCCACTGCAGAGATTGTTGACCACCTTTACAACTATTGACTTATCCTCGAATAGATTCTCTGGGAATATTCCGCCTTCTTTAGGGAATCTTAATTCTCTTAGATACTTGAATTTGTCTCATAATAGTGTCACGGGGCATATACCTTCGTCTCTTGGAAATATGAGCGTTCTTGAATCGTTGGACTTGTCATCTAATAGACTGGACGGAGAGATTCCGAGTGAGTTGACCAGATTGACATTTCTTGCGAAATTAAACCTTTCAATGAATAATCTTTCGGGCCAGATTCCACAATCTACTCAGTTATCCACATTTGACAACGACTCGTATGTGGGGAACGTAGGACTGTGTGGACTTCCGTTGACGAAGTTATGTGAAAGGATTGATGAAAAACCacaagaagatgatgatgaagatgagtctaGTTTTATAAGTGGATTTGGGTGGCAAGCAGTTGTTTTGGGGTATGGATGTGGGTTTATAATTGGAGTTTTTTGGGGTTATCTAATTATTCGCTATGAAAGGCCAACATGGTTGGTGAAACTATTTTTTGATGGAGGCAATAGAGGTAGTGTGTGACATAacataaatattagtatttgttaATTGGTATGTATATAATAGAGTTTTGATTACTTTGTTAGATAGTATGCCATGTTTGTGCTGCTTATAATTTGTAGTATATGAATGTAAAGAAGGACTTAtgcattaatttaattttagaccTGATCCTTACCAGGTGATTTTGATCTTGTCAGATTTCTTTttgaagatttataacatgGTGATCTAATTGTGTGAGTTTCTATAACATTTTTGgaagttattttaatatatggTCTTCACTAATTAAATCATACACGATTAATAAACtccaataaaaaaatcaataaatttagGGTGAATTAATGTACCGTAGTTCTGGATGCACATAAATTTTTGCATAATgcaaatttatgaaattatcaCGACAAAGAAATAGTATAAAGCAAATGAAATAAAACAATACAAAGTGAACGAAATTAGTTCGTCTGTCCATGCACGATGAGCATCAAAATCAAACggtatattaaataaataaatattaaatagaatcaaaatgtaaaaataaaaataaaaatccacAACAATATTTATTCAATAAGAACCTAAATTTGGAAACAtaaaatttttcaattttatataaaatataacgataattgtaattattaaataaatttaaatattttatatgtaatattacaataaatacattaatctctaaatattttatcataaaTCGAAATATGCAGACTTGGGCCCTTGAGGCCCAACGTCAATTTTAGAAGATTGAGGCAAGCCCAAGTCTATGAATGAAAAGAGGGCCCAAGACTCTCATTCCTCTTCTTCCTCGCAAATCTGCAATGCTTTCGAAACTTGAGCAAATCCTTGGTCATATTTCACCcaatacaataaattatatttaatttgagactatataaattaaggataaaattgtaaacttataattattatttattattattttatatgagtggctatctatatataatataaaagaggagttcaAGGTAAACTTTTTCCcgccaaaatttctctctctttatttttctttttgtagtttttgattctcttttaaaatcatcaactttaatttataaaaaaatattcaatatggatgttaaattaaaaataatgacgatatctttaatttaatgtaaaaattataaaaaataaatttaaaaccaataagttattatagtttaaagtcacaaaattattttttctctctctcctctctcttctctcctctatcatatcctctctcatttctcatttttaaaatgttacggttctttcattcctttttccatattctttcattttatttttttatgtttttactatatattagtaaattgaagagtttaattttatagtagcacatttatttaaatttactgaaattgtatgcattttatttttgaaaatgaatgatacatatctcatgttaaaccctttatttttccGCTTTCCAATTGATAAAAAATTGTATATGTTGAtagtaactttattttaaaatttgagcataaacaaaatgaccacataaatatgatttaaatatgtattcgaaaactatattaatCTATAGTTATacaatatgtaaataaatagttttgtacatcttagaatactatatgatccataatgatacttattatcatctatacttgcttttgatatttcataatttatatatttatacacattatcaattaaatcggttaattgctatttcaaaaattgaaaattcgaatgttttcagattgatatttttattgagattatattgtggataatttattttttattgagatcatatatgtttatatttacttatatatatatatatatttaatatttatttatttaaactattgttcaatttcgatgaagtcgtgcatcgcacgagcgggcacatACTAGTATGGAGTAAAGTGGAGACTGTATAGAATCACCCAATACAAAATTGTCAAAAATGAATAGACCGAGCTAGATTGGGCCATAGAGCTTCAGGCCCAAAAAGATTTCAAAGCAAAAAATCATATAACCCATTTTAgcttgatatttttttttgtactaTTGGGCCGGACTGTATTGGTAGACTTACTTTTTAAGTTGGGTTGACCCTTCTGACGCCTTTACTTATGTACTCCTTACCCCCCAATGAAATATGAGTCGTATTCCTTTCTAGGCTGTCCTACGATACTTGTTACGTTTCTATTTATAGTAAATATGTAACCGACCGAAAATCGATCGGTTCGGTTAATTTTTTGCCGGTTTTTCTGTTGGTTCGGTTTCTGCAAACCCCTTCTTTCCGAGCGTTGTAAACCCTAATCggtaaaaaatcaaaaattaaatttaaattaatatattcagTCAATTACAAatgattttgaaaaataaaatgaaaaaggatTAAAAAACAAAGATTGCATATATAAACACTTTTTTACTTTATTACCTACCTACTTAAAACACTATAATCATTATTTCCTTAATCTTCGTACCCAAAATAAACTAGTCATGTTTAATGGGAGagagtaatatttaaaaatatctaCTCATATTTTTCATGTTAAATCCACGATGATCTTACTCAGCTTTCACAATTGTATTTAATATTGTTTCTTCGAGTTCTCTCCTTGGCCGCGTTTCTCCGCCgccttcttctcttccattcGAGGTACTTCCCTTTCTTCATCTAAATTAGGGCGATTTATATGCTGCCACTTTCTCAAACAAATTAAGTTGCTAATTTGCtgtaaattaatgtaatttgtTCCTTAAGACTTCTTTCATAGCTGTCAAAGCGATTAGAATTCGGTAGAATTTTCTGAAGAAAG
This window encodes:
- the LOC131005885 gene encoding receptor-like protein 9DC3; this translates as MFAGNIPEEIGRLINLQTLDMSSNKFNGSLPSSFFGMPSLQYVDLASNDLSGSLSRDIGNMTSLRRIGLEFNSLTGDIPKEIGGIANFERLSMCCNKLSGSVPREIGNLTAMIGIYLHNNALSGPIPKEIGRLVNLVELQLEANHLINGSLPKEFGNITALTYLLLNDNSLSGNIPKELFLLKNLWQMNIGSNQLSGSLPGEIGNTTIEDLWLHFNNLSGPIPSTFVNQSGIGNLALQSNNLSGEIPSSICNLKSLRILYLSNNNLEGSLPNCLGKLSTSLTILHLNANKITGLIPPTIFTKGCTLQFLTLKGNKMEGTLPQTLLNCQPLQVVDIGDNEIRGAFPFWMETLPELRVLVLRSNRFNGTTLNASETTEHPFPKLQVLDISYNAFYGSLPDRYFKNFQGMVDAKENKTNDRVFIELTLTLKGLELPLQRLLTTFTTIDLSSNRFSGNIPPSLGNLNSLRYLNLSHNSVTGHIPSSLGNMSVLESLDLSSNRLDGEIPSELTRLTFLAKLNLSMNNLSGQIPQSTQLSTFDNDSYVGNVGLCGLPLTKLCERIDEKPQEDDDEDESSFISGFGWQAVVLGYGCGFIIGVFWGYLIIRYERPTWLVKLFFDGGNRGSV